A stretch of the Flavobacterium aquiphilum genome encodes the following:
- a CDS encoding sulfatase family protein: MIKRSFLSCLSLVVFGVYAQVAKKNDKNRPNVIFIYADDLGYGDLSCYGATKIKTPNLDKLASSGVRFSNAHCTSATCTPSRYALLTGEYPWRKEGTGILPGDAALIIPTNKITLPKLFKQAGYKTANVGKWHLGLGDQVAKDWNGEVKPGPNEVGFDYSFIFPATADRVPTVFMENHKVVALDPNDPIEVNYNVKVGKDPVGKEHPELLKMKSSPDQGHDNTIINGIGRIGYMSGGKKARWVDEEVSTTFLIKAQEFIEENHKKPFFLYFALTEPHVPRMPATIFRGKSGLGYRGDAILQLDWTVGQIMKQLETLGIDKNTMIIFTSDNGSVLDDGYVDGAVTELNGHTPAGFFRGGKYSVLEAGTRIPFILSWPATVKPKVSSAMICQMDLLASFSNLLGQSIPNNDASDSKNTLDAFLGKSQKGRGVLIEQGGNASGKGGTLAIVKENWKFIPPNDGIGVQPLVNIETGNSNEPQLYNLNEDLGEKNNLARKFPEKVKELSELFEKETGLR; the protein is encoded by the coding sequence ATGATAAAAAGAAGTTTTTTAAGCTGTTTAAGTTTGGTAGTATTTGGGGTTTATGCGCAAGTGGCAAAAAAAAATGATAAAAATAGACCAAATGTAATATTTATTTATGCAGATGATCTTGGCTATGGCGACTTGAGTTGCTATGGAGCAACTAAGATTAAAACTCCAAATTTGGACAAATTGGCAAGTAGTGGAGTGCGTTTTTCAAATGCTCACTGTACTTCGGCAACCTGTACGCCTTCCAGATATGCTTTGCTTACGGGGGAATATCCTTGGAGAAAAGAAGGAACCGGAATTTTGCCAGGTGATGCAGCTTTAATCATTCCAACAAACAAGATAACATTACCAAAGTTGTTTAAGCAAGCCGGTTATAAAACGGCAAATGTTGGTAAATGGCATCTTGGTTTAGGAGATCAGGTGGCTAAAGACTGGAATGGTGAAGTAAAACCGGGACCAAATGAAGTAGGATTTGATTATTCGTTTATATTTCCTGCAACTGCAGACCGCGTACCAACCGTGTTTATGGAAAACCATAAGGTTGTCGCTCTAGACCCTAATGACCCAATTGAGGTAAATTATAATGTCAAGGTTGGAAAGGACCCAGTAGGGAAAGAACATCCCGAATTGCTAAAAATGAAATCTTCACCTGATCAAGGACATGACAATACAATTATCAATGGAATTGGCCGTATCGGTTATATGAGTGGTGGTAAAAAAGCAAGATGGGTAGATGAAGAAGTTTCTACCACATTTTTGATAAAGGCTCAAGAGTTTATAGAAGAAAACCATAAAAAACCTTTCTTTTTATATTTTGCCCTTACAGAACCACATGTTCCTCGTATGCCGGCAACTATATTTAGAGGTAAAAGCGGATTAGGTTATCGCGGAGATGCTATTTTGCAGTTGGATTGGACGGTAGGTCAAATCATGAAACAGCTGGAAACATTGGGAATTGACAAAAACACAATGATCATTTTTACAAGTGATAATGGCTCAGTTTTGGATGATGGTTATGTAGATGGAGCAGTAACTGAATTAAACGGTCATACACCGGCCGGATTTTTTAGAGGTGGAAAATACAGCGTTTTGGAGGCGGGAACCCGAATTCCATTTATTTTAAGTTGGCCTGCAACTGTCAAACCAAAAGTATCTTCGGCTATGATTTGCCAAATGGATTTATTGGCTTCTTTTTCTAATTTATTAGGACAGTCTATTCCAAATAATGATGCATCGGACAGTAAAAATACTTTGGATGCTTTTCTGGGAAAATCACAAAAAGGAAGAGGGGTTTTAATAGAGCAAGGAGGAAACGCTTCGGGTAAAGGTGGAACTTTGGCTATCGTGAAAGAAAATTGGAAATTTATTCCACCTAATGATGGGATAGGTGTTCAACCATTGGTAAATATTGAAACTGGAAATTCTAATGAGCCACAATTGTATAATCTAAATGAAGATTTAGGAGAGAAGAATAATTTGGCGAGAAAATTTCCTGAGAAAGTAAAAGAATTATCTGAGTTGTTTGAAAAAGAAACTGGTTTAAGGTAA
- a CDS encoding glycoside hydrolase family 3 N-terminal domain-containing protein: protein MKKIIQNISKRRIIVLILCGSIQLSTTCLAQNARPAYKNAALPIDARVKDLLERMTLEEKIAQMRHIHSEHFDKNKQVDFTQLSNSKTPLSYGCVEALPYSSEEYAKAIYDLQQYMNKNTRLGIPVIPIIEGLHGVVQDGATIYPQSIGLAATFNPDLVFNMSDEIGGLVKRMGVKQVLSPVLDLARELRWGRVEETYGEDPFLVGEMATAYVKGLRKHNIICTPKHFIGHGSPLGGLNLASVEGGTRQLFNLYLPPFEKVIKEANPLSIMNCYSSYDGEPIAGSRYMLTDLLRNQIGFKGYVYSDWGSISMLYYFHKTATGPEDAAKQAVMAGIDLEAGGNDYKLLEDMMKNGVLEEKYIDDAVSHILYAKFAAGLFESTLPNTVNLNQYIHTRESVALAKKLADESAVLLKNNGVLPFDTSKIKSLAVIGPNADQIQFGDYTWSRNNKDGVSPLKGIKELVKDKIKVNYAQGCDLVSQNKEGFQMAIDAVKASDATVIFVGSQSASLARDYKNATSGEGFDLSDLKLPGVQEELVETVKATGKPLVVVLVTGKPFAIPWIKENADAIITQWYAGEQEGNAIADILFGKVNPSGKLPVSFPQSVGHLPVYYNYLPTDKGFYKKPGSPEALGRDYVFSSPKALWPFGYGLSYTTFAFSDFQVSKEQYAANDVIEVKLKLKNTGNKTGQEVIQLYVRDKVSSIATPIQQLKAFSKLELQPSESKDVVLKVPVSELAFYNRDGKKVVEDGEFELQIGSGSDNIEWKKTIVVGNQVENKTTAMPRNISSDKKKTEKNNEVVTISGVVRDVQATVLQGVKVTVKGAEEAVKTNIEGVYSIKARQGDVLEFSAKGFATQSINVEKNTVLNIKLQTE, encoded by the coding sequence ATGAAAAAAATTATACAAAATATAAGTAAAAGACGAATTATAGTTTTGATTTTATGCGGAAGTATCCAATTAAGCACTACTTGTCTTGCCCAAAATGCAAGACCCGCCTATAAAAATGCAGCTTTGCCTATTGATGCAAGAGTAAAGGATTTGCTGGAACGAATGACCCTGGAGGAAAAGATTGCTCAGATGCGCCATATTCACAGTGAACATTTCGACAAAAACAAACAGGTCGATTTTACGCAACTAAGTAATAGCAAAACCCCGCTCAGTTATGGCTGTGTAGAAGCATTGCCTTACAGTTCGGAGGAATATGCCAAAGCAATTTATGATTTGCAACAATATATGAATAAAAATACCAGATTGGGCATTCCAGTTATTCCGATTATTGAAGGGTTACATGGTGTGGTACAGGATGGGGCGACAATTTATCCTCAATCGATTGGACTTGCAGCGACTTTCAATCCCGATTTGGTTTTCAATATGTCAGATGAAATAGGTGGTTTGGTCAAAAGAATGGGGGTAAAACAAGTACTCTCCCCTGTACTTGATCTGGCAAGGGAACTACGATGGGGAAGGGTAGAAGAAACCTATGGAGAAGATCCTTTTTTGGTAGGCGAAATGGCAACAGCTTATGTAAAAGGACTAAGAAAACACAATATCATTTGTACCCCAAAACATTTCATCGGGCATGGTTCTCCCTTGGGAGGATTAAATCTAGCTTCGGTAGAAGGAGGAACAAGACAATTGTTCAACCTTTATTTACCTCCGTTTGAAAAGGTAATCAAAGAAGCCAACCCGCTTTCGATTATGAATTGTTACAGTTCCTATGATGGTGAACCGATTGCAGGATCAAGATATATGTTGACCGATTTGCTTAGAAACCAAATAGGTTTTAAAGGCTATGTGTATTCTGATTGGGGTTCAATTTCAATGCTATATTATTTTCACAAAACCGCTACTGGCCCTGAAGATGCTGCAAAACAAGCGGTAATGGCAGGAATTGATTTGGAAGCCGGAGGCAACGATTACAAACTATTGGAGGATATGATGAAAAATGGAGTTTTGGAAGAAAAATATATTGATGATGCTGTAAGTCATATCCTTTACGCCAAATTTGCAGCAGGACTTTTTGAAAGCACATTGCCTAACACTGTAAACCTAAATCAATATATACATACTAGAGAATCAGTTGCCCTTGCTAAAAAACTGGCAGACGAAAGTGCCGTTTTGTTGAAGAATAACGGAGTGCTTCCTTTTGATACTTCGAAAATAAAAAGCCTTGCGGTTATCGGACCAAATGCCGACCAAATACAGTTTGGAGATTATACCTGGAGTAGAAACAACAAAGATGGAGTAAGCCCATTAAAAGGTATTAAAGAATTGGTAAAAGACAAAATCAAAGTGAACTATGCACAAGGATGCGACTTGGTTTCTCAAAATAAAGAAGGGTTTCAAATGGCAATCGATGCTGTAAAAGCAAGTGATGCGACAGTAATTTTCGTTGGTTCACAAAGCGCTTCATTGGCCAGAGACTATAAAAATGCCACCAGTGGAGAAGGTTTTGATTTATCGGATCTTAAGTTACCGGGAGTTCAAGAGGAATTGGTTGAAACAGTAAAAGCTACTGGAAAACCTTTAGTAGTGGTACTTGTAACCGGGAAACCATTTGCTATTCCCTGGATTAAAGAAAATGCCGATGCCATTATCACACAATGGTATGCGGGAGAACAAGAAGGAAATGCCATAGCCGACATCTTATTTGGAAAAGTAAACCCTTCGGGAAAATTGCCGGTGTCATTTCCACAGAGCGTTGGACATTTACCGGTTTACTACAATTATTTACCAACCGACAAAGGTTTCTATAAAAAACCGGGTTCTCCTGAAGCATTGGGAAGAGATTATGTTTTTTCAAGTCCTAAAGCCTTGTGGCCTTTCGGGTACGGACTTTCCTATACTACTTTCGCTTTTTCTGATTTTCAAGTTTCAAAAGAGCAATATGCGGCAAATGACGTCATCGAAGTAAAATTAAAACTTAAAAATACGGGAAACAAAACCGGTCAGGAAGTGATCCAGTTGTATGTGAGGGATAAAGTGAGTTCGATCGCGACTCCAATCCAGCAATTGAAAGCCTTTTCGAAATTAGAATTGCAACCTTCGGAAAGTAAAGATGTGGTATTGAAAGTGCCTGTTTCCGAATTGGCTTTTTATAACCGTGACGGGAAAAAAGTAGTAGAAGACGGAGAGTTTGAATTACAAATTGGGTCAGGTTCTGATAATATCGAATGGAAAAAAACAATTGTCGTTGGTAACCAAGTAGAAAACAAAACTACTGCAATGCCTAGGAATATATCTTCAGATAAAAAGAAAACTGAAAAAAACAATGAGGTTGTAACAATCTCTGGAGTTGTAAGAGACGTACAAGCAACAGTTTTACAAGGGGTTAAAGTAACCGTAAAAGGAGCTGAGGAGGCTGTTAAAACCAATATTGAAGGAGTTTATTCAATTAAAGCCAGACAGGGAGATGTCCTTGAGTTCTCAGCAAAGGGCTTTGCAACCCAAAGCATCAATGTTGAAAAAAATACTGTTCTGAACATTAAACTTCAGACGGAATAA
- a CDS encoding Ig-like domain-containing protein produces MKKDYSLFYLHGCKKDSQQKYKRLCKLFICLLLFFATLHNARAQDIIYQDDFEGAATGWLGNFTVLDATTSVSPTHSLKYTRASTSYSLFAGPDITTGFTIGQSYNASIMVKTALTGGSATEGAKLVLVAYNGTTFISSTTTAITRSTDWVQLTTSNYVVPANTTKLRVYVQLDSNAVGTAWFDDPKVYKTPTVVQPDILYQNDFETSTTGWLGNFTVLDPSTSVSPTNSLKYTRASTSFSLFAGPDITTGFSIGQSYNASIMVKTALTGGSATEGARLVLVAYNSAGTFLAQTNMTATRATDWVQLITSNFIVPANTAKLRIYVQLDANAIGTAWFDDPKVYKTPPAGVQKYNFDAMPVNFSSPSPLSLGSEHVKDGSSALKWNAAAGAVLTANNLGISTAQTGSFSASNAQFYIYSPAVSNDTLVFRFYDNTGALKREGRMLLNYKGWRDYHRSYRYDYNYESELPAFTLAKMEIIYKPASPGASTTLYMDAFTMYGDSQTRIPGPHMKLDMIHFPKGDPTKMDFFEGVGATAYNCYNQVIPAAPSSSGQEQADAAVVKSKYPRPVYVPNAADVTAAKDYVTACNITRNPDGSITGKGLTTEIEDPNSLVTISTHVGNLARAAVRNNDADARAKLQLFVEYLLDQGLAEGGRNSIQSNNYTVCQNFPAGFLQSLSDYYGAGTVALAPEFRDEVIKMLKWSNEYNVIFHPGTPFLPVNTDMIHLKLPLWLELAGLDSNVDNRVRDLKAVSRYLSLFTNTTQGASDGLKPDGNGAHHDAAHMRYMYALGSWSERAYSLRNTSYKITQQAYTNMANTFKTLALQSSKGVVYPMSISGRLPEENFPITTGNFQHLIEIGGDLMGAAYEPNLAAFYNYIYQTNTYPVAAAEMDGYYHFNYANLGVRRKNNWMAMMKGLTDKLWGTEIYVSQNRYGRYQSYGAMEVLYNGDRTASGVPGYGGDGWDWNVTPGATTIHLPYSELQAKVDIATEYQKKSFAGALSLGQNGIFAMDFLEESANGTRYTPNNLKFHKSVFTFDNIFVCLGSGIGSTNNVSNTATNLFQGISTTDNPSIYVNSDAAVADATYSNVLSTATNSAWVVNGQTTGYYVPQGGGDITVARGSQTTPVYSTKTGSPTATANFSKAYISHGTSPNNAKYQFVMVPGTTPQDMAILNTKINNGEIYQVLSQTDDLHAVKYLPENLTSYAFFTAATDINIGKVKSISGEALLGVKEIDNTLEITLNNPNLKTIDDPVTNWRSTTYTVSLTLNGKWKAATNPNNVVVSADAETTTLTFSVIDGKSAYLKLVPDNEAPAVSITSPVADASFNAPATVSISANATDSDGTVSKVEFFQGETKLGEATAAPFNFDWTNVTAGTYSLTAKATDDKGAVTTSDAVSIVVNAMPTVSITSPLADASSNAPATIGITADAADVDGTITKVEFFQGEIKLGEATAAPFNFDWTNVMAGTYSLTAKATDNKDAVTISEIVTITVNALPTVAITSPVNNANYDALANITITANAADADGSVSKVEFFNGVTKLGEDATAPYSFNWNNVASGSYIITAKATDNDNAATTSETVNVNVVCPTVQLSIPDVYAMNPSIDDKNTIYLGYGPTSLTLNALAQDNQDFTYTWSTGATGSSTSVSQAGTYTVTASYAGGCQSTASIEIVVQDVRCGNNNDKVQICHNNNVICVAQSAVQTHLNHGDNLGSCSGTLKLASKEEVSTSPNFTVYPNPVQDNFNVSVSSNLNSNATIGIYNILGNKIREVRFIAVPQEVFAGDLPSGNYIVVVKNGFETFRSTIVKQ; encoded by the coding sequence ATGAAAAAAGATTACTCATTATTTTATCTGCATGGCTGTAAAAAGGACAGCCAACAGAAGTACAAAAGGCTTTGCAAGCTGTTTATCTGTTTACTATTGTTTTTTGCAACATTGCATAATGCGAGGGCTCAGGATATTATTTACCAAGACGATTTTGAAGGTGCAGCCACAGGATGGCTGGGCAATTTTACCGTTTTGGATGCTACTACATCGGTATCGCCAACGCATTCGTTGAAATACACCCGTGCAAGTACCAGTTATTCATTGTTTGCCGGGCCTGATATCACTACAGGTTTTACTATCGGGCAAAGTTATAATGCTTCGATAATGGTCAAAACCGCACTCACCGGAGGTTCCGCAACCGAGGGAGCAAAACTTGTTTTGGTGGCTTATAACGGAACTACATTCATTAGTTCAACAACCACAGCAATTACACGATCAACAGACTGGGTACAGCTGACAACTAGTAATTACGTTGTTCCGGCCAACACTACCAAATTACGAGTATATGTACAATTAGACTCTAATGCAGTAGGAACAGCCTGGTTTGATGACCCAAAGGTTTACAAAACCCCTACTGTTGTTCAGCCAGATATTCTTTATCAGAATGATTTTGAAACTTCTACTACTGGGTGGTTAGGTAATTTCACTGTTTTAGATCCGTCTACATCTGTATCACCAACAAATTCGTTGAAATACACTCGTGCAAGTACTAGTTTTTCATTATTCGCCGGACCCGATATTACTACTGGTTTTTCTATTGGACAAAGTTATAATGCATCGATAATGGTTAAGACGGCGCTAACAGGCGGATCAGCAACTGAAGGGGCAAGGCTAGTTCTTGTGGCTTATAATAGTGCCGGAACCTTTTTAGCTCAAACTAACATGACGGCTACAAGAGCAACAGACTGGGTACAGTTGATCACAAGCAATTTTATTGTTCCTGCGAATACTGCTAAATTGAGAATATATGTGCAGTTGGATGCTAATGCGATAGGAACTGCCTGGTTTGATGATCCAAAGGTTTATAAAACGCCTCCTGCCGGTGTACAAAAGTATAATTTTGACGCTATGCCGGTAAATTTCTCATCACCGTCACCATTAAGTCTTGGTTCCGAACATGTTAAAGATGGCAGCAGCGCCCTAAAATGGAATGCAGCGGCTGGTGCGGTTCTTACTGCCAATAATTTAGGTATTAGTACTGCCCAAACAGGCTCGTTCAGTGCCAGTAACGCACAATTTTATATTTACAGCCCAGCTGTAAGTAACGATACACTTGTTTTTCGATTTTATGACAATACAGGTGCTTTGAAACGTGAAGGACGCATGTTATTAAACTATAAAGGCTGGAGAGATTATCACCGCAGTTATCGTTATGATTATAATTATGAAAGTGAATTGCCTGCCTTTACACTTGCCAAAATGGAAATTATATACAAACCGGCAAGTCCAGGCGCTTCAACTACTCTCTATATGGATGCCTTTACCATGTATGGCGATAGCCAAACCAGAATTCCGGGGCCTCACATGAAATTAGATATGATTCATTTTCCTAAAGGGGATCCCACTAAAATGGATTTTTTTGAAGGTGTAGGTGCAACCGCTTACAATTGTTATAATCAGGTCATTCCTGCTGCTCCATCGTCATCAGGACAGGAACAGGCTGATGCTGCTGTAGTAAAATCCAAATATCCACGTCCTGTTTATGTTCCTAATGCTGCAGATGTGACTGCAGCCAAAGATTATGTAACAGCTTGTAACATTACCCGTAATCCTGATGGGTCTATAACCGGAAAGGGGTTGACCACTGAGATTGAAGACCCTAATTCTTTGGTTACCATCTCAACACATGTTGGTAATTTAGCGAGGGCAGCGGTTAGAAACAATGATGCTGATGCAAGAGCTAAGTTGCAGCTTTTTGTGGAATATCTATTGGATCAAGGACTTGCTGAAGGAGGAAGAAATTCTATACAGAGCAATAACTATACTGTTTGTCAAAATTTCCCCGCGGGATTTTTACAAAGTCTGTCGGATTATTATGGGGCTGGTACTGTAGCACTTGCTCCGGAATTTAGAGATGAAGTAATCAAAATGCTGAAATGGTCTAATGAGTATAATGTTATTTTCCATCCGGGTACACCTTTCTTACCTGTTAATACCGATATGATTCATTTGAAATTACCTCTTTGGTTAGAATTGGCAGGATTGGATTCTAATGTAGACAATCGGGTACGTGATTTAAAAGCAGTATCCCGTTATTTGAGTTTATTTACCAATACTACTCAAGGGGCTAGTGATGGTTTGAAACCTGACGGAAACGGTGCTCACCACGACGCTGCACATATGCGCTATATGTATGCTTTAGGTTCTTGGTCTGAAAGAGCTTATTCCTTGAGAAATACTTCATACAAGATAACGCAGCAGGCTTATACTAATATGGCGAATACTTTTAAGACTTTGGCATTACAAAGTTCAAAAGGAGTGGTATATCCAATGTCAATTTCGGGAAGGCTACCCGAAGAAAATTTCCCTATTACTACTGGAAACTTTCAACACTTAATAGAAATAGGTGGTGATTTGATGGGAGCAGCTTATGAACCAAATTTGGCAGCTTTTTACAATTACATCTATCAAACTAATACATATCCTGTTGCAGCGGCAGAAATGGATGGTTACTATCATTTCAATTATGCTAATTTGGGAGTTAGACGCAAAAACAATTGGATGGCTATGATGAAGGGACTGACCGATAAGTTATGGGGTACAGAGATTTATGTCTCTCAAAATAGATATGGACGTTATCAAAGTTATGGGGCAATGGAAGTACTGTACAATGGAGACCGTACCGCCAGTGGTGTACCAGGATATGGTGGTGATGGCTGGGACTGGAATGTTACGCCGGGAGCTACTACAATTCATTTGCCTTACAGCGAATTACAGGCCAAAGTTGATATAGCTACTGAATATCAAAAGAAAAGTTTTGCCGGAGCATTATCATTGGGACAAAATGGAATTTTTGCCATGGATTTTCTTGAGGAATCAGCAAATGGGACTCGATATACACCAAACAATCTGAAATTCCATAAATCGGTATTTACTTTTGACAATATCTTTGTGTGCTTGGGAAGTGGCATTGGCTCTACCAACAATGTGAGCAATACAGCTACCAACTTGTTTCAAGGAATATCAACTACTGATAATCCTTCCATTTATGTAAATTCAGACGCAGCAGTTGCAGATGCTACTTACAGCAATGTTTTATCCACAGCTACGAATAGTGCTTGGGTCGTAAATGGTCAAACAACCGGTTATTATGTGCCACAAGGAGGTGGTGATATCACGGTTGCAAGAGGTTCACAAACAACTCCCGTTTATTCAACCAAAACAGGTTCGCCAACAGCTACTGCTAATTTTAGTAAAGCTTATATCAGTCATGGTACTTCACCTAACAATGCAAAATACCAATTTGTAATGGTTCCCGGAACCACTCCGCAAGATATGGCTATATTGAATACCAAAATCAATAATGGGGAGATCTATCAGGTACTCAGCCAGACAGACGATTTACATGCGGTTAAATATTTGCCGGAAAACCTGACTTCATATGCGTTTTTTACTGCTGCAACTGATATCAATATCGGAAAAGTAAAAAGTATCTCCGGGGAAGCTTTGTTAGGTGTTAAAGAAATAGACAATACATTGGAAATTACACTTAACAATCCAAATTTAAAGACTATAGATGATCCTGTTACCAATTGGCGTTCTACGACCTATACTGTCAGCTTGACATTAAACGGAAAATGGAAAGCTGCAACAAACCCTAATAATGTTGTGGTAAGTGCAGATGCAGAAACTACTACATTGACATTTTCAGTGATCGATGGTAAATCGGCTTACTTAAAACTGGTTCCGGACAATGAAGCTCCGGCAGTGTCGATTACTTCACCTGTTGCCGATGCAAGCTTTAATGCTCCAGCAACTGTTAGCATTTCAGCAAACGCAACTGATTCAGATGGAACTGTGAGTAAAGTGGAATTCTTCCAAGGAGAGACTAAATTAGGTGAAGCCACTGCGGCACCTTTCAATTTCGATTGGACAAATGTGACGGCAGGTACTTATTCATTGACAGCAAAAGCTACCGATGATAAAGGTGCTGTTACTACTTCTGATGCGGTAAGTATTGTTGTGAATGCTATGCCAACAGTTTCTATTACGTCTCCTTTAGCAGATGCAAGTTCAAATGCTCCAGCTACAATAGGCATTACTGCCGATGCAGCTGATGTCGACGGTACTATTACCAAAGTAGAATTCTTCCAAGGAGAGATTAAATTAGGTGAAGCCACTGCGGCACCTTTCAATTTCGATTGGACAAATGTGATGGCAGGGACTTATTCATTGACTGCAAAAGCTACCGATAACAAAGATGCAGTTACGATATCAGAAATTGTAACTATTACTGTAAATGCATTGCCAACAGTGGCTATTACATCGCCAGTAAACAACGCTAACTATGACGCTCTTGCCAATATTACGATTACTGCCAATGCTGCCGATGCGGATGGAAGTGTAAGTAAAGTCGAGTTTTTCAACGGAGTAACTAAATTGGGTGAAGATGCAACAGCACCATATAGCTTTAACTGGAACAATGTTGCGTCAGGTTCTTATATAATAACTGCAAAAGCTACCGATAATGATAATGCTGCAACAACTTCTGAAACTGTAAATGTAAATGTAGTTTGTCCAACTGTACAATTATCTATCCCTGATGTATATGCTATGAATCCTTCGATAGATGATAAAAACACTATTTACTTAGGATACGGACCAACATCGCTTACCCTTAATGCATTGGCACAAGATAATCAGGATTTTACCTATACTTGGAGTACAGGAGCAACCGGTTCATCAACTTCAGTATCGCAGGCAGGTACGTACACAGTAACAGCATCGTATGCGGGAGGCTGCCAGTCTACGGCTTCAATTGAAATAGTTGTTCAGGATGTTAGATGTGGTAATAATAATGATAAAGTACAGATTTGCCATAACAACAATGTTATTTGCGTGGCTCAATCTGCAGTTCAGACGCATTTGAATCATGGAGATAATCTTGGTTCTTGCAGTGGCACATTAAAATTGGCCTCTAAAGAGGAAGTATCAACTTCGCCAAATTTCACGGTATATCCAAACCCGGTTCAAGACAATTTTAATGTAAGTGTATCTTCAAATTTGAATTCAAATGCAACGATTGGTATTTATAATATTCTTGGCAACAAGATCAGAGAGGTTCGTTTTATAGCAGTACCACAAGAGGTATTCGCAGGAGATTTGCCTTCCGGAAACTATATTGTAGTTGTCAAAAATGGCTTTGAGACTTTTAGAAGCACTATTGTTAAACAATAA